A window of Tautonia plasticadhaerens contains these coding sequences:
- the gloA2 gene encoding SMU1112c/YaeR family gloxylase I-like metalloprotein has protein sequence MKLLRTHHVAVICSNYATSRRFYAETLGLEVLSEVYREARGSYKLDLRLPDGTQVELFSFPDPPARPSYPEACGLRHLAFEVADLDEAVAELAGNGIRVELIRADEFTGKRFTFFADPDGLPLELYAR, from the coding sequence ATGAAGCTGCTGCGGACCCACCACGTCGCCGTCATCTGCTCCAATTATGCGACCTCCCGGCGGTTCTACGCCGAGACGCTGGGCCTGGAGGTCCTCTCGGAGGTCTACCGGGAGGCCCGGGGGTCGTACAAGCTCGACCTGCGTCTGCCCGACGGCACCCAGGTCGAGTTGTTCTCGTTCCCGGACCCGCCCGCCCGGCCCAGCTACCCGGAGGCGTGCGGACTGCGGCACCTGGCCTTCGAGGTCGCCGACCTCGACGAGGCCGTCGCCGAGCTTGCGGGCAACGGGATTCGGGTCGAGCTGATCCGGGCCGACGAGTTCACCGGCAAGCGGTTCACCTTCTTCGCCGACCCGGACGGCCTGCCGCTGGAGTTGTACGCGCGCTGA
- a CDS encoding plasmid pRiA4b ORF-3 family protein: protein MAKKKAEKPETKSDFLRRVLGRNPDLDYRQVNQRWRKAGHPGEISNPLYYLIRRELGIRTEWAWVKQPPTATRELFQFKITLLEIRPPIWRRIRVRDGTLDKLHEHIQAAMGWTNSHLHHFRIGGTLYGDPMLMAENFGEMKYRDSTTTLLSAILPRDDGLLSFEYEYDFGDGWRHEVTFEGRPTAAPGEKHPICLEGEGACPPEDVGGVWGYADFLQAIADRDHEEHDELLEWAGGTFDPEKFSPTTATRRMKQGLPDWRSMR from the coding sequence ATGGCCAAGAAGAAGGCCGAGAAGCCGGAGACGAAATCCGATTTCCTCCGCAGGGTCCTCGGCAGGAACCCGGACCTCGACTACCGCCAGGTCAATCAGCGGTGGCGGAAGGCGGGCCATCCCGGCGAGATCAGCAACCCCCTGTACTACCTGATCCGCCGGGAACTGGGCATCCGGACCGAATGGGCCTGGGTCAAGCAACCTCCCACGGCGACCAGGGAACTCTTCCAGTTCAAGATCACCCTCCTGGAAATCCGGCCGCCGATCTGGAGGCGCATCCGGGTGAGGGATGGCACCCTGGACAAGCTCCACGAGCACATCCAGGCGGCCATGGGCTGGACCAACTCGCATTTACACCACTTCCGCATCGGCGGCACGCTCTACGGCGACCCCATGCTGATGGCCGAGAACTTCGGCGAGATGAAGTACCGGGATTCCACCACGACCCTGCTGAGCGCCATCCTGCCCCGGGACGACGGCCTGTTGTCCTTCGAGTACGAGTATGACTTCGGCGACGGCTGGCGGCACGAGGTCACCTTCGAGGGACGCCCGACCGCCGCGCCGGGGGAGAAGCACCCGATCTGCCTGGAGGGCGAGGGGGCGTGCCCGCCCGAGGACGTGGGCGGGGTCTGGGGCTACGCCGACTTCCTCCAGGCCATCGCCGACCGCGACCACGAGGAGCACGACGAGCTTCTGGAGTGGGCCGGCGGCACGTTCGACCCCGAGAAGTTCAGCCCGACGACGGCGACCAGGCGGATGAAGCAAGGGCTCCCGGACTGGCGGTCGATGCGGTAG
- a CDS encoding class I SAM-dependent methyltransferase, whose amino-acid sequence MDGHRDILDYNRHAWDRQVERGNRWIVPVGPEEVARARRGDWSIVLTPTRAVPHDWFPPLSGLDVLCLASGGGQQGPILAAAGAKVTVLDNSPNQLARDRLVADREGLDLAPVEGDMADLGMFPGGRFDLIVHPCSNGFAPDVRPVWREAFRVLRPGGTMLSGFANPVLYLFDEFARERGEFRVAHTIPYSDLASLGEEDRRRLADRDEPLAFGHTLGDQIGGQIEAGFALVGFYEDADPESLLGAYLPTFIATRSLKPGSS is encoded by the coding sequence ATGGACGGCCACCGAGACATCCTGGACTACAACCGCCACGCCTGGGATCGCCAGGTCGAGCGGGGCAACCGCTGGATCGTGCCGGTCGGCCCGGAGGAGGTCGCCCGCGCCCGTCGGGGCGACTGGTCGATCGTCCTGACCCCGACCAGGGCGGTCCCCCACGACTGGTTCCCCCCCTTGTCGGGCCTCGACGTGCTCTGCCTGGCGAGCGGTGGGGGCCAGCAGGGGCCGATCCTCGCCGCCGCCGGGGCGAAGGTCACCGTCCTCGACAACAGCCCGAACCAGCTTGCCCGGGACCGCCTGGTCGCCGACCGAGAGGGCCTGGACCTGGCGCCCGTCGAGGGGGACATGGCCGACCTCGGCATGTTCCCGGGGGGGCGGTTCGACCTGATCGTTCACCCCTGCTCGAACGGATTCGCCCCCGACGTGCGACCGGTCTGGAGGGAGGCGTTCCGGGTGCTTCGGCCCGGCGGCACGATGCTCTCCGGCTTCGCCAACCCGGTGCTCTACCTGTTCGACGAGTTCGCCCGGGAGCGGGGCGAGTTCCGGGTCGCCCACACGATCCCATACTCGGACCTCGCCAGCCTCGGGGAGGAGGATCGGCGGCGGCTCGCCGATCGGGACGAGCCGCTGGCCTTCGGTCACACGCTGGGGGACCAGATCGGGGGGCAGATCGAGGCCGGTTTCGCCCTGGTCGGCTTTTACGAGGATGCCGACCCCGAATCGCTCCTGGGGGCGTATCTCCCGACGTTCATCGCCACGAGGTCGCTGAAGCCGGGGTCGTCGTGA
- a CDS encoding TfoX/Sxy family protein: protein MIGVDELLERLSPLGAVTSRRFFGGHGIYWDGLIFGILHDERLYLKVDEQSQPDYVARGMGPFRPDERQTLKSYYEVPPDVLDDPEALLSWAEEAIRAAQATAEGPGR from the coding sequence ATGATCGGCGTCGATGAGTTACTGGAGCGCCTGAGCCCGCTGGGTGCCGTCACCAGCCGCCGCTTCTTCGGGGGGCACGGCATCTACTGGGACGGCCTGATCTTCGGCATCCTCCACGACGAGCGCCTCTACCTTAAGGTGGACGAGCAGTCGCAGCCGGACTACGTGGCCAGGGGCATGGGTCCGTTTCGGCCCGACGAGCGGCAGACGCTCAAGTCCTACTACGAGGTGCCCCCGGACGTGCTGGACGATCCCGAGGCGCTGCTGTCGTGGGCCGAAGAGGCGATCCGGGCAGCCCAGGCGACCGCCGAAGGCCCCGGTCGGTGA
- a CDS encoding IS701 family transposase — protein sequence MILPPEAGPLLQALGPAFTRPTFARFVVLLGAAILTAGRRTVANLLRTAAPLASGHITTYRRVLSSASWSVIQLACGLTRLVLTLVPADRPAPLVGDDTVESHPGRKVYGKARHRDPVRSSHGYTAWRYGRRWVVLAVLVRFPWATRPWALPVLVDLYRSEEDDRARRRPHRTPAQVMATLLRVMLLRFPERRFVFVGDAGYGAHELARFARRHRGRLTLVSKLHPEANLFDPPPPYRGIGRPPVKGARRPKPSQASAAAELRTETVAWYGGGERSVGVAHGTGHWYKAGGGLVEIAWVFVRDQTGTHRDEYFFSTDPGISPVAMVEAYTGRWNLETTFQELRCHLGLETTRGWCRRTVLRAAPCLFGLYTVVALLYQALPESKRSCGVDWPGKAGVTFSDALTAVRRWLRREWVFPQAGGAAAIEELPAPLQGVLFYALAPAAYPHKSASVEMRSCSGEFRC from the coding sequence ATGATCCTACCACCCGAGGCCGGGCCGCTGCTGCAGGCCCTCGGCCCCGCCTTCACCCGGCCGACCTTCGCCCGCTTCGTCGTCCTGCTTGGCGCCGCCATCCTGACCGCCGGGCGTCGCACCGTCGCCAACCTGCTGAGGACGGCCGCGCCCCTGGCCTCCGGCCATATCACGACCTATCGGCGCGTCCTCTCCTCGGCCTCGTGGTCGGTGATTCAGCTGGCCTGCGGCCTCACCCGGCTGGTCCTGACGCTCGTGCCCGCCGACCGCCCCGCCCCCCTGGTCGGCGACGATACGGTCGAGAGCCATCCCGGCCGCAAGGTCTACGGCAAGGCCCGGCACCGCGACCCGGTCCGCTCCAGCCACGGATACACCGCCTGGCGGTACGGCCGCAGGTGGGTCGTGCTCGCCGTGCTGGTCCGCTTCCCCTGGGCCACCCGCCCCTGGGCCCTGCCGGTGCTCGTCGACCTGTATCGCTCGGAGGAGGATGACCGGGCCCGCCGCCGCCCGCATCGCACGCCGGCGCAGGTCATGGCCACGCTGCTGCGCGTGATGCTGCTGCGGTTCCCGGAGCGGCGGTTCGTCTTCGTCGGCGACGCCGGCTACGGCGCCCACGAACTGGCCCGGTTCGCCCGCCGCCATCGGGGCCGCTTGACGCTGGTCAGCAAGCTCCACCCCGAGGCCAACCTGTTCGACCCGCCCCCGCCGTACCGGGGCATCGGTCGGCCGCCGGTCAAGGGCGCCCGGCGTCCCAAGCCGAGCCAGGCGTCGGCCGCCGCCGAGCTGCGGACCGAGACGGTCGCCTGGTACGGCGGCGGGGAGCGGTCGGTGGGGGTCGCCCACGGTACGGGCCACTGGTACAAGGCGGGCGGGGGGCTGGTCGAGATCGCCTGGGTCTTCGTCCGGGATCAGACCGGGACGCATCGCGACGAGTACTTCTTCAGCACCGATCCGGGCATTAGCCCGGTGGCGATGGTCGAGGCGTACACCGGCCGCTGGAACCTGGAGACGACCTTTCAAGAACTCCGCTGCCACCTCGGGCTGGAGACGACTCGGGGCTGGTGCCGGCGGACGGTCCTGCGGGCGGCGCCGTGCCTGTTCGGCCTGTATACAGTCGTGGCCTTGCTGTATCAGGCGCTGCCGGAATCCAAGCGATCGTGCGGCGTGGACTGGCCGGGCAAGGCCGGGGTAACGTTCTCCGATGCGCTGACGGCGGTGCGTCGCTGGCTGAGGCGGGAGTGGGTTTTTCCACAGGCCGGGGGAGCGGCGGCCATCGAGGAACTCCCCGCGCCGCTACAAGGCGTCCTGTTCTACGCCCTGGCCCCGGCGGCGTATCCCCACAAATCTGCATCAGTCGAGATGAGATCGTGCTCGGGCGAATTTCGTTGTTGA
- a CDS encoding ISAzo13 family transposase (programmed frameshift) → MRPSPEMIPVLIDAAKALKGSPKRVFMAKTVAAMGRGGQRWAQEHLGWCRETIRKGTHELRSGMTCVDAFSARRRKPAEEHLPRLLDDIRSIADGQSQADPKFQTKGLFTRISAAEVRRQLIATKGYTDEELPTQQTINTKLNLLGYRLSRVAKCRPQKGVPQTDAIFDQLKAVNPEADRARGTLRLSIDAKATVHVGPFSRRGRSRTGTKAADHDFKPVATLTPFGIFLPEHDDLWLYMARSKVTSDFIADRLEQWWEGVRLRFLRVKTLVINLDNGPENHSRRSQFLKRIVAFARKYRLVVQLAYYPPYHSKYNPIERCWGVLEMHWNGSLLDSVEAVLGFARSMTWKRKHPVVSLVETTYAKGVRLKPEEMEALEAEVIRLPSLEKWFVKIPRKRGRPRKT, encoded by the exons ATGCGGCCCAGCCCCGAGATGATCCCCGTCCTCATCGATGCCGCCAAGGCCCTCAAGGGCAGTCCGAAGCGAGTCTTCATGGCCAAGACCGTCGCAGCGATGGGGCGGGGTGGACAACGCTGGGCCCAGGAGCATCTCGGCTGGTGCCGGGAGACCATCCGCAAGGGCACGCACGAACTCCGCTCGGGCATGACCTGCGTGGACGCCTTCTCGGCCCGCCGTCGCAAGCCCGCCGAGGAGCACTTGCCCCGACTCCTCGATGACATCCGCAGCATCGCCGACGGGCAGAGCCAGGCCGACCCCAAGTTCCAGACCAAGGGGCTCTTCACCCGGATCAGTGCCGCCGAGGTCCGACGCCAGTTGATCGCCACGAAGGGCTACACCGACGAGGAGTTGCCCACCCAGCAGACCATCAACACCAAGCTGAACCTGCTGGGCTATCGCCTCTCCAGGGTGGCCAAGTGCCGCCCCCAAAAAG GAGTCCCGCAGACCGATGCCATCTTCGATCAACTGAAGGCGGTCAACCCCGAGGCGGATCGGGCCAGGGGCACCCTGCGGCTCTCGATCGACGCCAAGGCGACGGTGCATGTCGGCCCCTTCTCACGGCGGGGCCGGAGCCGGACCGGCACGAAGGCGGCGGATCACGACTTCAAGCCCGTGGCGACGCTGACCCCCTTCGGCATCTTCCTGCCCGAGCACGACGACCTGTGGCTGTACATGGCCCGGTCGAAGGTCACCAGCGACTTCATCGCCGATCGCCTGGAGCAATGGTGGGAGGGCGTCCGCCTGCGGTTCCTGCGGGTCAAGACGCTGGTGATCAACCTGGACAACGGCCCGGAGAACCACAGCCGGCGGAGCCAGTTCCTCAAGCGGATCGTGGCCTTCGCCCGCAAGTATCGCCTGGTGGTGCAGTTGGCGTACTACCCGCCGTACCACAGCAAGTACAACCCGATCGAGCGGTGCTGGGGCGTGCTGGAGATGCACTGGAACGGGTCGCTGCTGGACTCGGTGGAGGCGGTGTTGGGATTCGCCCGATCGATGACCTGGAAGCGGAAGCACCCGGTGGTCAGCCTGGTGGAGACGACCTACGCCAAGGGGGTCAGGCTGAAGCCCGAGGAGATGGAGGCGTTGGAGGCCGAGGTGATCCGCCTGCCGTCGCTTGAGAAGTGGTTCGTGAAGATCCCTCGTAAGCGAGGCAGGCCACGGAAGACGTAG
- a CDS encoding methyltransferase: MATDDPSPQDRMLQVILGFRASQAIHAAARLGLADHLHERPRTAEELAEATGTHAPALARLLRALATAGVFRRDGDRYALTPLGETFRTGTPGSMRAMIMAVLGNEHYRAWGGLRYSVETGRTAFDHIHGMPVFDYYANNPEDAAVFNDAMTAGSAAVEAAVLDSFDFAPYRKVVDVGGGHGGLLAAILKANPGAEGVLFDAPQVVEGATGRLAAEGLSGRCQVVGGDFFEAAPEGGDLYVLKWVVHDWDDERSLAILKNIRRAMAEGGRLLLVESVLGEGEGPSFGHFGDLNMLVMTGGKERTEAEFRALLAGAGFALARVQPTRSPVALVEAERAGAGLAAA, from the coding sequence ATGGCCACCGACGATCCGTCGCCCCAGGACCGCATGCTCCAGGTCATCCTCGGCTTCCGGGCCTCGCAGGCGATCCACGCCGCCGCCCGGCTGGGCCTGGCAGACCACCTCCACGAGCGGCCCCGCACCGCCGAGGAACTCGCCGAAGCCACCGGCACCCACGCCCCCGCGCTGGCCCGGCTGCTCCGGGCGCTGGCCACTGCCGGAGTGTTCCGGCGGGACGGCGACCGCTACGCGCTGACGCCCCTGGGCGAGACCTTCCGCACCGGCACCCCCGGCTCGATGCGGGCCATGATCATGGCCGTGCTGGGCAACGAGCACTACCGGGCCTGGGGCGGGCTGCGCTACAGCGTCGAGACGGGCCGGACGGCCTTCGACCACATCCACGGCATGCCCGTCTTCGACTACTACGCCAATAACCCCGAGGATGCGGCCGTCTTCAACGACGCCATGACCGCCGGCTCGGCCGCCGTCGAGGCGGCGGTCCTGGACTCCTTCGACTTCGCCCCATACCGCAAGGTCGTCGATGTCGGCGGCGGTCACGGCGGCCTGCTGGCGGCGATCCTCAAGGCCAACCCGGGGGCCGAGGGCGTCCTCTTCGACGCCCCGCAGGTCGTCGAGGGAGCGACGGGCCGGCTGGCCGCCGAGGGGCTCTCGGGCCGCTGCCAGGTGGTCGGCGGCGACTTCTTCGAGGCGGCCCCCGAGGGCGGCGACCTCTACGTCCTGAAGTGGGTCGTCCACGACTGGGACGACGAGCGGAGCCTGGCGATCCTGAAGAACATCCGCCGGGCGATGGCCGAGGGCGGTCGGCTGCTGCTGGTCGAGTCGGTGCTGGGCGAGGGCGAGGGGCCGTCGTTCGGGCACTTCGGCGACCTGAACATGCTGGTGATGACCGGCGGCAAGGAGCGGACGGAGGCCGAGTTCCGGGCGCTGCTGGCCGGGGCGGGCTTCGCCCTGGCGAGGGTCCAGCCGACGCGCTCGCCGGTCGCCCTGGTGGAGGCCGAGCGGGCGGGAGCCGGCCTGGCGGCGGCCTGA
- a CDS encoding class I SAM-dependent methyltransferase: MGLYSRHIFPRLCDRAMRRPDMARLRGEFLADVGGDVLEVGFGTGLNLEHYPEHIRRITAVDPNAGMTKLARRRIDEGGIEVDRRVLGGEALPFEDKTFDCVVSTWTLCSIAEVGRALAEVCRVLRPGGRFLFLEHGLGDDPGVRRWQRRLTPMQRRLADGCRLDLDVEAVVRGQPFGHVEVGRFLLERTPRLLGSMYRGVARK; encoded by the coding sequence ATGGGTCTCTACTCGCGCCACATCTTCCCCCGGCTGTGCGACCGGGCTATGCGGCGGCCCGACATGGCGCGGCTCCGGGGCGAGTTCCTGGCCGATGTGGGCGGGGATGTCCTGGAGGTCGGCTTCGGGACCGGGTTAAACCTGGAGCACTACCCCGAGCACATCCGGCGGATCACCGCCGTCGATCCCAACGCCGGCATGACCAAGCTGGCAAGGAGGAGGATCGACGAGGGCGGCATCGAGGTGGACCGGAGGGTGCTTGGAGGCGAGGCGTTGCCCTTCGAGGACAAGACCTTCGACTGCGTGGTGAGCACCTGGACGCTGTGCAGCATCGCCGAGGTCGGTCGGGCGCTGGCCGAGGTCTGCCGGGTGCTCAGGCCCGGGGGCCGGTTCCTCTTCCTGGAGCATGGCCTAGGCGACGATCCCGGCGTGCGGCGATGGCAGCGGAGGCTGACCCCCATGCAGCGGCGGCTGGCCGACGGCTGCCGCCTGGACCTGGATGTCGAGGCCGTCGTCCGGGGCCAGCCCTTCGGTCATGTCGAGGTGGGCCGCTTCCTGCTGGAGCGGACGCCCCGGCTGCTCGGCTCGATGTACCGGGGGGTGGCAAGGAAGTGA
- a CDS encoding DUF6807 domain-containing protein, whose amino-acid sequence MINLWCRSLLVMLVLAPVPGSAWSDGDSTGSDQARGPNPTLTIEGDRFLLDGRPFSMWGIRTASGTQDDAQCDHLVAQLDDYKAHGVNTVAVYYMGCRGGNYDPFSPDGTAIDPGHQERMERIIRACAEREMVVVVGLFYQHAPFGLRDAGAVREAVRTATEALEPFGNIIINIANEQNSGGWSDTAAVFDFRDPERIIELCRLVHEVDPGRIVGGGGYDHEKNIVIGGSPEVDALLFDTAGPDPDSGALYDRFVAAGVEGKPIVNVELFGGWTGQFERGIFPEEVRRAYLREVEAAATQPGLSVFFHNNVWCQQEPMRYDLAGSGTEDDPGIRWYFEAVREATGQPGDRQAEGAPEAPPVAFEDQPDGLRMTIGGEPFATYVFERGETTRPFLEHLHTPRGVQVTRNNPPVEGVDIADHPTFHPGLWLAFGDLGGPDSWRDNDPIRHAGFVEEPQGGPGRGDFVVRNRHIKGGEVIAEEVCRLTMLVRPAGRLLIWDSEFRPVGGTLALGDQEEMGLGVRLATPLAAVNGGRIIDSEGRVNEAGVWGRQADWCSYSGEAGGDRAGILLMPDPGHFRRSWYHARDYGLLVANPFGRRAFTGGEPSRVVVEEGEALRLRFGVLVFDGEPDPDAAYRDFLEQIGHGG is encoded by the coding sequence ATGATCAACCTCTGGTGTCGATCCCTCTTGGTGATGCTCGTCCTGGCCCCCGTCCCGGGATCGGCATGGTCCGATGGCGACTCGACTGGATCGGATCAGGCCCGGGGGCCGAACCCCACGCTGACCATCGAGGGGGACCGCTTCCTCCTGGACGGCCGCCCGTTCTCCATGTGGGGCATCCGCACCGCCAGCGGCACCCAGGACGACGCCCAGTGCGACCATCTCGTCGCCCAGCTTGACGACTACAAGGCCCATGGCGTCAACACGGTCGCCGTCTATTACATGGGCTGCCGGGGCGGCAACTACGACCCCTTCTCGCCGGACGGGACGGCGATCGACCCGGGCCATCAGGAGCGGATGGAGCGGATCATCCGGGCCTGCGCCGAACGCGAGATGGTGGTCGTCGTCGGCCTGTTCTACCAGCACGCCCCCTTCGGCCTGCGGGACGCCGGTGCCGTCCGGGAGGCCGTCCGCACCGCCACCGAAGCCCTGGAGCCCTTCGGCAACATCATCATCAACATCGCCAACGAGCAGAACTCCGGCGGCTGGTCCGACACGGCGGCTGTCTTCGACTTCCGGGACCCCGAGCGGATCATCGAACTCTGCCGGCTGGTCCATGAGGTGGACCCGGGCCGCATTGTCGGGGGCGGCGGCTACGACCACGAGAAGAACATTGTCATCGGCGGGTCACCGGAGGTGGACGCGTTGCTGTTCGACACGGCGGGGCCGGACCCCGACTCGGGGGCGCTCTACGACCGGTTCGTGGCGGCGGGCGTCGAGGGTAAGCCGATCGTAAACGTAGAACTCTTCGGCGGCTGGACGGGCCAATTCGAGCGTGGCATCTTCCCCGAGGAGGTCCGGCGGGCCTACCTCCGGGAGGTCGAGGCCGCCGCAACCCAGCCCGGCCTGTCGGTGTTCTTCCACAACAACGTCTGGTGCCAGCAGGAACCAATGCGGTACGACCTGGCGGGCTCGGGGACGGAGGACGACCCGGGCATCCGCTGGTACTTCGAGGCGGTCCGGGAGGCGACCGGTCAGCCCGGGGACCGTCAGGCCGAAGGTGCTCCCGAGGCGCCGCCCGTCGCCTTCGAGGATCAGCCCGACGGCCTTCGGATGACCATCGGCGGGGAGCCGTTCGCCACCTACGTCTTCGAGCGGGGAGAGACGACCCGTCCATTTTTGGAGCACCTCCACACGCCGCGCGGGGTGCAGGTCACCCGCAACAACCCGCCGGTCGAGGGCGTGGACATCGCCGACCACCCGACGTTCCATCCCGGCCTCTGGCTGGCCTTCGGCGACCTGGGCGGGCCCGACTCCTGGCGGGACAACGACCCCATCCGGCACGCCGGGTTCGTCGAGGAGCCGCAGGGCGGGCCGGGCCGGGGCGACTTCGTCGTCCGGAATCGCCACATCAAGGGCGGCGAGGTCATCGCCGAGGAGGTCTGCCGGCTGACCATGCTGGTGCGGCCCGCCGGCAGGCTGCTGATCTGGGACTCGGAGTTCCGGCCCGTGGGCGGCACCCTGGCCTTGGGCGACCAGGAGGAGATGGGCCTCGGCGTCCGGCTCGCCACCCCGCTGGCGGCGGTCAACGGCGGGCGGATCATCGACAGCGAGGGGCGGGTCAACGAGGCCGGGGTCTGGGGCCGTCAGGCCGACTGGTGCTCGTACAGCGGGGAGGCCGGCGGCGATCGTGCCGGCATCCTGCTGATGCCCGACCCCGGCCATTTCCGCCGCTCGTGGTACCACGCCCGGGACTATGGCCTGCTCGTGGCCAACCCCTTCGGGCGCCGAGCCTTCACCGGGGGCGAGCCGAGCCGGGTGGTCGTCGAGGAGGGCGAGGCCCTGCGGCTGCGGTTCGGCGTCCTGGTCTTCGACGGCGAGCCCGACCCGGATGCGGCCTACCGGGACTTCCTGGAGCAGATCGGGCACGGAGGGTAG
- a CDS encoding serpin family protein: MPTSHSSDASHRGPIPVARLALVLLAGLLGALPGCAPSGSIEASQEPEQHRGGGDVAMNADVRAVVEGNTRFALDLYARLGSDRDDNLFFSPGSLSTALAMTYAGAGGQTAGQMAEVLHFRLPPEKLHPAFAALQATWDADAEGAGFRLSVANRLWGQRDFDFRDRFLARTREHYGAELARVDFARQAEPARQQINAWVEEQTDGKIADLIPPGVLDAMTRLVLTNAVYFKGDWADPFRKEATQDAPFHVSAGRQVEVPLMHRQGDYRYWAGDGLKALELPYGEGDLAMVVLLTDDIEGLPGLEGRLTADDLSRWLSGLREREVRVSLPRFTLASQFQLAEVLGAMGMPRAFMPGEADFSGMSSEEELYLSAVVHKAFVDVNEEGTEAAAATGVAVGATSFRVPEEPAVFRADHPFLFLIRDNRTGSLLFLGRLANPEV; the protein is encoded by the coding sequence ATGCCAACTTCTCATTCCAGCGATGCGTCCCATCGGGGGCCGATCCCCGTCGCCCGGCTGGCCCTGGTCCTCCTGGCCGGGCTCCTCGGGGCACTCCCGGGTTGCGCCCCGAGCGGGTCCATCGAGGCCAGCCAGGAGCCAGAGCAGCACCGAGGAGGAGGGGACGTGGCCATGAACGCCGATGTCCGCGCCGTCGTCGAGGGCAACACCCGCTTCGCCCTGGACCTCTACGCCCGGCTGGGGTCGGATCGGGACGACAACCTCTTCTTCTCGCCCGGAAGCCTCTCCACCGCCCTGGCGATGACCTACGCCGGGGCCGGGGGCCAGACCGCCGGGCAGATGGCCGAGGTGCTCCACTTCCGCCTCCCACCGGAGAAGCTCCATCCGGCCTTCGCCGCCCTGCAAGCGACCTGGGACGCCGATGCGGAGGGGGCCGGCTTCCGGCTGAGCGTGGCCAATCGGCTCTGGGGCCAGCGGGACTTCGACTTCCGGGACCGCTTCCTCGCCAGGACCCGGGAGCACTACGGGGCGGAACTGGCCCGGGTCGATTTCGCCCGGCAGGCCGAGCCGGCACGTCAGCAGATCAACGCCTGGGTCGAGGAGCAGACCGACGGCAAGATCGCCGACCTGATCCCGCCCGGCGTGCTGGACGCCATGACCCGGCTGGTCCTGACCAACGCCGTCTACTTCAAGGGCGACTGGGCCGATCCGTTCCGCAAGGAGGCCACCCAGGACGCCCCCTTCCATGTCTCGGCCGGCCGGCAGGTCGAGGTGCCGCTGATGCACCGGCAGGGCGACTACCGCTACTGGGCTGGCGACGGCCTCAAGGCGCTGGAACTGCCCTACGGCGAGGGCGACCTGGCGATGGTGGTCCTGCTGACCGACGACATCGAAGGGCTGCCGGGCCTCGAAGGACGCCTGACCGCCGACGACCTGTCCCGCTGGCTCTCAGGGCTACGGGAGCGGGAGGTCCGGGTCTCCCTGCCCCGCTTCACGTTGGCCTCGCAGTTCCAGCTTGCCGAGGTGCTGGGGGCGATGGGCATGCCCCGGGCCTTCATGCCCGGCGAGGCCGACTTCTCGGGCATGAGCAGCGAGGAGGAACTGTACCTGTCGGCGGTCGTCCACAAGGCATTCGTCGATGTCAACGAGGAGGGGACGGAGGCCGCCGCCGCCACGGGGGTCGCCGTGGGCGCGACCTCGTTCCGGGTCCCGGAGGAGCCGGCGGTGTTCCGGGCCGACCACCCGTTCCTCTTCCTGATCCGGGACAACCGGACCGGGAGCCTCCTGTTCCTGGGCCGGTTGGCGAATCCGGAGGTCTGA